Proteins co-encoded in one Gossypium arboreum isolate Shixiya-1 chromosome 11, ASM2569848v2, whole genome shotgun sequence genomic window:
- the LOC108464264 gene encoding uncharacterized protein LOC108464264, whose protein sequence is MESTSQEMNTTNQPGHKPSFSALIDAIALQEQCFEQSLASQQLWAKQLANEQEAKIKATVQKITVDAAEVDEILKGKNILTSDVKPEGFNSKSEEGERQSQPPCGQFSTSRSRSTSLVRYPEPDVYEENRKYSPRDHVSKRDLGYFNSDIRYNRYKDQQRPNSQSFKYQPGDGRGRAYRRASRSPEADTNPHYGRSIDSRKHRERRGASPLERSWKRERSPSKSTSQRYCHEDSNFGRSGSFRYQSGDDTGRNYHTVYQRPTDVDIPHDSRFIDSRKHRERSGSSHMERNWKMKRRSPSKPKHQSYFDKDSHSFRCQPGDSRTKSYDSNPHHGRSIDSKKHREKRGASPLEIGRSHKSRHLSAEDRKDGYRDNGDEKISEPTGGRSGCQSKPTVDETLEKTLY, encoded by the exons ATGGAGTCTACCTCTCAGGAAATGAATACGACTAACCAACCCGGTCACAAACCTTCGTTCTCGGCTTTGATCGATGCTATCGCATTGCAAGAACAATGTTTTGAACAGTCGCTAGCTAGTCAACAGCTTTGGGCCAAACAGCTTGCTAATGAACAGGAGGCAAAGATAAAAGCAACTGTTCAGAAAATCACAGTGGATGCTGCTGAAGTTGATGAAATTCTTAAAGGGAAAAACATTCTTACATCAGATGTGAAACCAGAAGGGTTTAACTCCAAAAG TGAGGAAGGGGAGCGTCAATCACAGCCTCCATGTGGGCAATTTTCAACATCGAGATCCCGATCTACCTCTCTCGTCCGGTATCCAGAACCAGATGTTTACGAGGAAAATAGAAAGTATTCCCCAAGAGATCATGTCAGCAAGAGGGATCTTGGCTATTTCAACTCTGACATCCGATATAATCGTTACAAGGACCAACAGAGACCAAATTCCCAGAGTTTCAAATACCAACCAGGTGATGGTAGAGGCAGAGCTTATCGTAGGGCATCGAGAAGTCCTGAGGCTGACACTAACCCTCACTATGGAAGGTCTATTGATAGCAGAAAGCATAGAGAAAGAAGAGGTGCATCACCCTTGGAAAGAAGCTGGAAAAGGGAAAGATCTCCATCAAAATCAACGTCTCAGAGATATTGCCATGAGGATTCTAATTTCGGAAGGTCGGGGAGTTTCAGATACCAGTCGGGTGATGATACTGGCAGAAACTATCATACAGTGTACCAAAGACCCACTGATGTCGATATCCCCCACGATAGTAGGTTTATTGATAGCAGAAAACATAGAGAAAGGAGTGGTTCATCGCATATGGAAAGAAACTGGAAAATGAAAAGGAGATCTCCATCTAAACCTAAGCATCAGAGTTATTTCGACAAGGACTCCCATAGTTTCAGATGCCAGCCGGGTGACAGTAGAACCAAAAGTTATGACAGTAACCCTCACCATGGAAGGTCTATTGATAGCAAAAAGCATAGAGAAAAGAGAGGTGCATCACCCTTGGAGATTGGTAGGAGTCACAAGAGTAGACATCTTTCAGCGGAAGACCGAAAAGATGGTTACAGAGACAACGGTGATGAGAAGATTAGTGAGCCTACAGGTGGCAGGAGTGGATGTCAGAGTAAGCCAACCGTGGATGAAACTTTGGAGAAAACACTATATTAG
- the LOC108463515 gene encoding cationic amino acid transporter 7, chloroplastic-like gives MATNQSTHNKPFFFNYFQSLSQIPHRLRKRMLATWTPDQELNRIRLRSGADMKRKLKWFDLVALGVGGMLGVGVFVTTGNVARNTTGPSVFISYIVAGISALLSSLCYTEFSVQVPVAGGAFSYLRVTFGEFVGYFAGANILMEYVLSNAAVARSFTEYLCSAFGVSDPNSWRVEVHGLLQGYNKLDFIAVAVVLLLTLCLSHSTKESSMLNLIMTIFHIVFFGFIIIAGFYNGNVNNLVKPKGLAPYGVRGVLDGAAIVYFSYIGYDSVSTLAEEIQNPRQSLPVGIVGSVLIVSGLYCLMALALCMMVPYQQIAETASYSMAFQRIGWKWAGNVVGAGASLGIIASLLVAMLGQARYLCVIGRARLVPLWLSKVHPSTGTPLNATLFLGLCTASISLFTDLEIVIEMISIGTLLVFYLVANALIYRKYVIQAKNPPFPTLSFLCFLTLTAIGFSISWKMEHQWWGLPLFGGIMVIITALFHYMVPRFGQSSEWSVPLMPWPAAISIFLNVFLMTTLKTMSFKRFAIWGCLITVFYVLYGVHSTFEAEEMEKETMDVNEVPNPSNEVANPSLQLTKLDV, from the exons ATGGCAACAAATCAATCCACACACAACAAACCTTTCTTCTTCAACTACTTCCAATCACTTTCCCAAATCCCTCATAGGCTCAGAAAGAGAATGCTAGCGACGTGGACCCCGGACCAAGAGCTTAATCGAATCAGGCTAAGGTCTGGTGCTGATATGAAAAGGAAACTCAAGTGGTTCGATTTAGTAGCTCTCGGTGTTGGTGGAATGCTCGGTGTCGGCGTCTTCGTCACCACTGGCAATGTTGCTCGCAACACCACCGGCCCATCTGTTTTCATTTCGTATATCGTTGCTGGAATTTCAGCACTCCTCTCTTCTTTGTGTTACACTGAATTTTCAGTCCAGGTCCCAGTTGCTGGTGGTGCCTTCAGTTACCTGAGAGTGACTTTCG GTGAATTTGTGGGGTATTTTGCTGGAGCAAACATATTAATGGAGTATGTATTATCAAATGCTGCTGTGGCAAGAAGTTTTACAGAGTATTTATGCTCAGCTTTTGGAGTAAGTGATCCAAATTCATGGAGAGTTGAAGTTCATGGACTGCTACAAGGCTATAACAAGCTGGATTTTATTGCTGTTGCTGTTGTTCTTCTTTTAACTCTTTGCCTAAGCCATAG TACAAAGGAAAGCTCCATGTTGAACCTTATTATGACAATCTTTCATATTGTTTTCTTTGGGTTCATCATAATCGCCGGTTTCTACAATGGGAATGTTAATAACTTGGTGAAGCCAAAAGGGTTAGCTCCATATGGTGTTAGAGGCGTACTTGATGGTGCAGCCATAGTTTACTTCAGTTACATAGGCTATGACTCAGTCTCAACCTTGGCTGAAGAGATTCAAAACCCTCGTCAAAGCCTTCCAGTTGGTATCGTTGGTTCAGTCCTCATTGTCTCGGGACTTTACTGTCTTATGGCCTTGGCACTATGCATGATGGTCCCTTACCAACAG ATAGCTGAAACAGCATCATATTCAATGGCTTTCCAAAGAATTGGCTGGAAATGGGCAGGGAATGTTGTTGGGGCAGGAGCAAGCTTAGGGATCATAGCGTCTCTTTTGGTTGCCATGTTAGGCCAAGCTAGGTACCTTTGTGTTATAGGAAGGGCAAGGCTAGTTCCATTATGGCTATCTAAGGTTCATCCTTCAACAGGCACCCCATTGAATGCCACACTCTTTTTGG GGCTTTGTACGGCATCAATATCACTCTTCACCGACCTTGAAATAGTGATCGAAATGATCTCCATCGGCACCTTGTTAGTGTTCTACCTAGTAGCCAACGCTCTcatttatagaaaatatgtgaTCCAAGCTAAAAACCCACCATTCCCTACACTGTCTTTCCTTTGTTTCTTGACCTTAACTGCAATAGGTTTCTCCATTTCATGGAAAATGGAACATCAATGGTGGGGTTTGCCTCTATTCGGTGGGATCATGGTTATTATTACAGCTTTGTTTCATTACATGGTCCCAAGGTTTGGTCAATCTAGTGAATGGTCAGTACCGTTGATGCCATGGCCGGCTGCTATATCCATTTTCCTTAATGTCTTTCTTATGACAACATTGAAAACGATGTCGTTCAAAAGGTTTGCAATATGGGGATGTTTAATAACTGTGTTCTATGTGTTGTATGGGGTACACTCAACATTTGAAGCAGAAGAGATGGAGAAAGAAACCATGGATGTTAATGAAGTTCCAAACCCATCTAATGAAGTTGCAAACCCATCTCTCCAATTAACAAAACTAGATGTTTAA